The following is a genomic window from Serratia ficaria.
GCGCGTGCGCCAGGAACACCGCCAGCAGCAGGGACACCACCGGCACCACCACCAGATACAGGTAGTCGGGCACGATCTTTTTCAGCCGGGTCTCAATCCAACCCAGCGCCATGCCGGCCAGCATGGACGGGATCACCTGCGCCTGATAGCCGACTTTTTGAATGGCGAACCAGCCGAAGTTCCACACTTCCGGGATCTGCTGGCCGAGCTGATAGGAGTTCATCAGCTGCGGCGACACCAGGGTCACGCCCAGCACGATGCCGAGCACCGGCGTGCCGCCCATTTTCTTCACCGTCGACCAGCAGATGGCCACCGGCAGGAACATGAAGATCGCTTCGCCGAGCAGCCACAGGAAGTCGTAGATGGTTTTCCACGCCGGGTGCATCTGCGCCAGCGTTTGGCCGCCGGACATCGGAATGTCGCCGATCACGTTGCGGAAGCCGAGGATCAGACCGCCGCTGATCAGCGCCGGCAGCAGCGGGAAGAAGATTTCAGCGAAGTGGGCGATGGCGCGCTCGCTCCAGGTCATATTCTGACGCGCGGCGACCTTGGCCTGTTCCTTGTCGGCCTCGTTGAGGCCGGTGGTGGCGATCAGCGCCTGGTAGTAATCGTCGACCTCGGGGCCGATCACCACCTGGAACTGCCCGGCGTTGGTGAAGCAGCCTTTGACCATCGGCAGCTCTTCGATTTCTTTCGGTTTGGCCTGGTTGGGATCGTTGAGGACGAAACGTAATCGGGTAATACAATGGCTGACGGTGGCGATATTCTCGCGGCCGCCCACCAAAACAATCAGGCGATCGATGTCCTGCTGTTTTACTTTGCTCATTATTGGATACCTTTATTGGCTAAGGCGCAGAGGTGTTGGCTGAGTAATGATCAAAGCTTAGTCATTCGGCTTTTTTTATGAAATGGGAACGTTCCCGGTTTGGGGCGAGGATCACAAAATGACAAAATATGTGCATTTTTCACTCAGGAAAGTTTGCTGGGCACCACAATGCGCCGAATGCCTTGCTCGCCGCTGAGCTGAGCCAGCAGCTGTTGCGCCGCCTGCAAGCCGGCGCT
Proteins encoded in this region:
- the treB gene encoding PTS trehalose transporter subunit IIBC — translated: MSKVKQQDIDRLIVLVGGRENIATVSHCITRLRFVLNDPNQAKPKEIEELPMVKGCFTNAGQFQVVIGPEVDDYYQALIATTGLNEADKEQAKVAARQNMTWSERAIAHFAEIFFPLLPALISGGLILGFRNVIGDIPMSGGQTLAQMHPAWKTIYDFLWLLGEAIFMFLPVAICWSTVKKMGGTPVLGIVLGVTLVSPQLMNSYQLGQQIPEVWNFGWFAIQKVGYQAQVIPSMLAGMALGWIETRLKKIVPDYLYLVVVPVVSLLLAVFLAHALIGPFGRMIGDGVAWAVKAVMTGSFAPIGAALFGFLYAPLVITGVHQTTLAIDMQMIQSMGGTPVWPLIALSNIAQASAVLGIIIISRKANEREISVPAAISAYLGVTEPAMYGINLKYRFPMLCAMIGSAFAGLICGLDGVMANGIGVGGLPGILSIKPQFWLIYSLAILVAVVIPMLLTIMVYKRKAARGELPV